TCTTCGGCAACTCCAGAATCTTCTCCAGCGTCCATTGAATACTTGCACCACTGTGGTTGGCCACCCGGTGGTCACCGTCACGTGCAGAAGGCGTGCAGCACGCGCCTCGCCTTTGGTAACTTCGCAGCCTGGCGCGTGATGGCGTCCTTGGTAACCTCGCAGGACACTCGGAGGTTGGTGGCGGTGTTCTGCGTTCACCAACACCTGACTGCCCAGCCCTTCCAACAGGCTTGACACACTTTTTCCTCCTGTGGAGTGAAGTGATTAGGTAGTGGGGAGAGTGATGTACATTAGGGGTGTTGCTATCATCTTGTCTACACTGTTCCTCTAACACACAGGGATTACATTCTGGCACACTAGGAACACAAAGAACTACTGTCACTAACTACTTCATTAGTTTCAGTCTCTTTCTGCCCACACTGTTCCTCTAATACACAGGGATTACATTCTGgcacacacaagaacacacacagaactgCTCTCGCTAACTACCTCATTAGCTTCAGCCTCCTTCTGTTCACACTGTTCCTCCATCTCTCTAccctctagagcaggggtgggcaattgtTTTGACTCGGGGGCCACATTGTGTCGGCGGAAGTCAGCGGAGGGCCGCACCTTTTTAAAACTGCTCAGTTTATTAAATATTggcatttcttttccattatagaaacattaaatatcaataaacaataaagacagtTCATATCAATTTATTAATCTTATTCTTTAATCAGTTTAATGGGACAAATGCACCCTGTCACAATTTTTCACAATCCATTTAAAGTCTGGATTGAGGTTGCTGGTAGATATCCTCAGCACTGCCTCCAAGTTGGTGTCAGTCAGTAAGCCTCTgtatttgttcttgttaattTTCATACACGAAAAGCTTTGCTCGCATATGTACGTGGACCCAAACAGTGAAAACATCTTCATTGCAAATTTCCTCAGGTGAGGAAAGTTGTCAGCAgacaaagatttgtaaaaatccACTAGTTTCGCAGAATTGAACGCTTCCTTCATGGCGGGATCTGACTGCAAGTCCATCAGCTCCAACTGCAGCTCATCAGGTGCTGCACCCGGATCAGCAGTGAATGGATAAGCCAGAATATTAAATTCTGGCTCAGTGTTACTAAAATCTTGAAATCgtctttccatttcttcctcCAAGCTCTTCAAATAGCTCTTAACTTTGGTTGCTATATTCCCAggcattttctgttttcctagCAAAGGGAAATGGCAGAACTTGCCTTCACCTGCTTGCTGAGCAAAGAGTCTCAGTTTTAACTTAAAAGCCTTCACGTGTCCACATTTCATGAGCAAACAAACCCTTTCCCTGAAACGTCACACTCAGATCATTTAATTTCTCGAACATATCAACAGCAAACATGAAGTCGAACCTCCACTCTTCACACCCATTTTGGTTTTGAATTCACAAGAAATTTCCTTCATGTCCAGGAAAACAATGATTTCCTCCCTCAATGCCCAGACTCTCTTTAGCACTTTGGCCAGACTCAACCACCCAACATTGTTGTGGTAAAGAACGTCTTCATATTCTGCCTCCAAATCCTCCAGCAGAGACTTCAACTGCCGGTGGTTGAGCGCTTTTGATTTAATAATATTCACAACACTTATCACAAGCTCAATCACGTGCTTAATATCCAATGCTGATTTGCACAAACTTTCTTGATGCAAAATACAGTGGAATGATAAAATATCACTGCCTGGATTTTCAGTTGTTAATTTGTCTTTCAAAAGTTTCACCATTCCTATGTTTTTGCCAGTGAATGATTTGGCTCCATGTGTGGCCATCCTATGATCCTATCCCATGACAATCCTCTTTTTTCCACACAGTCCACTGCACACTCAAACAAGTCCTGACCAgttgttgtatttttcattgattCCATGCTTAACAATTCTTCTGTGATGGTAAAAGTATTGTCAATTCCACGGATAAAGATGAGCAGTTGTGCGGTGTCTTCATTATCCGTGCTCTCATCGAATGCCAATGAATACCACACAAAATCACGGCTTGCAGTGTCCAGTTAATTGTTGTGTGAGTTCATCGACAGTCCGCCttaataatgaaatgttttcaaatgtatttctgaTTTCTGGACACACGACACTTGCACAATCGACCATGCACTTTTGTATGAACTCCCCGTCTGAAAAGGGCTTGTTGcattttgcaatattatatTCTACCATGAAACTAGCCTCTGTTGCACTATCCTGGATGGTTGATTGTTTGGAAAATATAGTCTGTTGTTTCTTGAGCTTTGCAACATACTCCGTGGCTTTTTTCTTGCGTTCTTCTTCAGAAAATTTGCTGCCAAATTCGCGATGTTTCGTTTGATGGTGTCGCTTCAAATTAAACTCCTTGAAAACAGCAATCGTTTCACAACACAGTAAGCACACTGCCTTATCGTCCGATttacaacagaaatatttgtgtgtccATTCTTCATTAAACACTCGACATTCCGTATCAACTTTACGTTTTTTTTGAAGGATTCATGCTTCCACTCATGTCGGCAACGTGTACTGACATGGGGTTTCCGCGCACtgactttttttattccatttacGAACTCCTCGTGCTGCAGGTGGGGATTTCCGCACTGAGTACGCATGCGCGTTGCCGGCTCTCATGGTAAAACGCATACAAGTAGGATCATAATTCGCGGCTGCACGAAACAAACCGAGTTTCGGTTGAAAACTGTCAAATTttgtgaatattaaaaaaaacttatatgtTTTGGCGGGCCGTATGAAATGgcgaggcgggccggatccggcccgcgggccgtatttTGCCCACCACTGCTCTAGAGAAATGCCAGACGTGTTATCCTCCATGCTACCCTTGGGCCAGTCAGCGGAGGTACCATCACTCGCGGGTCCCGCCCCCACGCTTTGCGTGACCTCGCCTGACCTACCCGTGCCACCTTTCCTGCTCGCCGCGTCGCTCGGACTGTCACCGTCAGGCACAACACACGTCACTGCCCTAGGACACAGCCCTAGGTCAGAGTTCCTCTGCGTGTCGCCAGCTGCAACTTGGGCTTGTATTCATGGACGTCGGTTAAACGTTTACAGATCCCGGAATCACTTCAAACATGGCGTCCCAGCAGAATAACAAAATGCGCAAGGCAAATTTTTCCCATCGCGAAGTGATGGTGATGCTGGAAAACATTTTAGAGAATAGGCGAACAATCATGTCAAGCATTTGTTTGGATTTGTCCAAtaaggacaaaaataaagtgtGGCAGATGATTGCAGAAAAAGTATCATCTCTGGGAACCGCAACACGCACCAGCGACAAGGTGCGTgaaaagttttataatttaaagagaGAGCACAGAGCTCGAGTGTcagcaaagacagaaaacaggcAATGGAGGGGTTATCGCAAAACCCTATGATGACATCCTCGATGCCATTGTGGGGAAGGATACGGTGCTATCAACATTAGTTAAACGTTCACTGAGCTGttgcctttgttgtttcataCATGCACCTGTAGACTGGAAATGATGATGACTATTCAGTCTGCAATTTTTTGTGACAACTGTACATGTAGGTGtcagtttaaaattattgttactTGATGCTTCTCATGTGGTTGCTTTGAATATAACTATATACCTCTTTAAGTACACACCAACgttcatgtaaacatttatgtttTGTAGTTGTGCTGTGGTTGAAAGAAAACCACTTAGTAATCACTTGggacaacttaaaaaaaaagacagtttccATTTATCCATCTATTTTATAAATGGCGAAAAgtagtaaacaacaataattacaaatatttgtgtgatgAAATCCCCTTTTTCACTTTAATCAACAATGCATTCAAGTGTTACAAGCTGAAAAATGATGGTCTTGCTTATGACAtaacatgtacacatttattgCAGTCCTTAATGAGACCATAATGGAAAATCCGGGAAGCAACACTGTGACCCTTTTCCAAATGAGACCATAGGCATGTATACAGTCCCGACAGTAGAAGTCTGTGGCTATGAGACAtgtaaacactttaaaaaaaacaactttagcaCAGACGTGATTAAATGGGAAGGCTACCatacaaagtaaattcaaaaGTGATGGTTTTGATCTGATTGTACCTGCTAAACTCCCCACTCCAactgtaaaagttttaaatgtgatcttttttctgtctatatctatctaatcctcttcgtgcatcaggttgcacataaggcctcaaccagagtccgccaccgatgtcaaTCGGCTGAAACctgctctaggtgaccccatgtccagccctttcctttcatctccatTTCCAccgttcttctccaagtttcctttgggcggcctcgttttcttcggccgtctggagtccattgtagggcgactctggaaaggtctgctgtctgctggcggagcacatgtccaatccatcgccaacgccttcgttgaacctgcgtggtgatggactcggtttcagttcttcggtggagttcttcgttggtgatggtgtttggccaaaagatgttaagtatgcgcctgaggcatctgttttggaagacgtcaagcttgttactgatggttttggtcatcttccaagattctgatctgtaaaggagggtgctgatcacatttgacttgaagattctcagcttgatcttctggctgatgtttgttgccttccatgtgctcctgagtgaggcgaaggcctggctggctttcgccagtcgggctcgaatctccacctccgcatctccggtgtttgacattttggacccaagataggagaaactgtcaacttcctcaatctcttctccatttagtttgatgctgtcttggactctggcgttcactctcatacttttcgttttctttgcactgaccttcaagccaaggtttccagctgtttctgagaaggcatttgttttttcctgcatgtcttggtggcggtgtgacagcagggcaatgtcatcagcaaagtctatgccagcgttgttgttgctgttatcgtcatggtccatctgatccctctcctctcactgtcgatGTAAGAtatcatgatccagtccatggccagaatgaagaggaacggcgacagaatgcagccctgcttcaccccagtactgatgttgaaggggtctgtgagctctgtgtctcagacaacctgggatttgaaatggctgtacagcattgcaatgacctgaacaagggactccgtaatgcctcaggatcttccataagcactcgcggtggatgctgtcaaaagccttctccaggtcgatgaaattgatgtattggtgtgttccactcgttgctctgctccacaATCTGTCggagaatgaagatgtgtttctcaagagttgccgtcagtcttgacaaaacaatcttgctgaagaccttgctggtgagggaaagaagtgttatgcccctccaattattgcagtctccaagatctcctttcttcgGTAATTttaagatgagccctgtcttccacgcatcagggagctgtcctgattcccaaacttgcctgaagatttcagtcagcatgggagctgtcacattcacatctgctttcaacatctctgctgttattccatctgcccctggtgctttgccgctcttcattgtcttgactgctgctgtcacttcttccaggcttggtgggtctgtgcagatgtcaaggtctatagctgctggctggatgtctgcaagctgagggggatctggtctgttcagaactgactcaaaatgctccctccagtgctgtagttttcctgcctctccctcgacgacattaccgttcatgtctttcactggcacatcactgttcttaaacctgttgtttagctgtttgtttatcttgtacagtgtcttcaggtcattttttcttgctgctatttttttctaagttactttaaatttcttctaAAAAATGGATTCGTAAAGttcacaaagaaatgtttataacCTGTCATTTAACTGAAGTTATATAAGTTCACTCACAAATCTATTTCGTTATAAAAACACGTTACATTAAGTTCATCATTATCACTATTGATACAGTATTATGATTACTTTGGAGCTacaggaaataaatattaaaggcATATTTTATCAGACTTTCATATTCGAGAAACGCAGCAGACTCTCCACTCATAGGAACCTGAGTGACCGAAgaataacaaaatgaaagaatactttaaaacaaatttctagcGGAAAAGTAAATTCAATGTAATGTCTTGCTTATGACAtaacatgtacacatttattgCAGTCCTTAATGAGACCATAATGGAAAATCCAGGAAGCAACACTGTGACCCTTTTCCAAATGAGACCATAGGCATGTATACAGTCCCGACAGTAGAAGTCTGTGGCTATGAGACAtgtaaacacttaaaaaaaacaactttagcaCAGACGTGATTAAATGGGAAGGCTACCatacaaagtaaattcaaaaGTGATGGTTTTGATCTGATTGTATCTGCTAAATTCTCCACCCcaaatgtaaaagttttaaaagtgatttttttttcgaagttactttaaattttaaaaaaaggatttgtGAAGTTCACATAGAAATGTTCATTACCTGTCATTTAACTGAAATTATATAAGTTCTTTCACAAAtctattttgtaataaaaacatgCTACATTAATAACATCATTATCACTATTGATACTGTATTAggcttttttaaattgtaacaCAAGTCACACAATGCTGCACTTTTCTGCACAACTATCTTTTGTGTCCTCAAACATCGTCTTTTGTTGCATTGTTAGAGTTTACAGAACTACATTTCCCATTGCGACTGTCTTCTTACAGAGTCTCCAGAAGTATGGCAAGCAGTTGAGGTGGAACCACTGAATGATGCTGATGAAGCACAGATCTCATCATGCCAGGCACCTGTGGAACTGCCATCACAGAAGAATGcacctgcaaaagacaaagcaaagcaGGATAGACCTAAAAAACCAACAGTAACTCAAGAAAGAGCTAAAGAAAAGGCAGCAAACCGGAACTGAAGAAACCCCTTTGATGTCTGAATATTTGGAGTCTTGTATTACACTGAACAGATATAACACTGAACtggtaaaactgaaaatattggacctcaaacaaaagatgaaaattggTGACACCACAGATGCAAGTACATCTGCAAGTGCTGAATAAAAATTActgtcaattatttttgtttcagtttatctgtgtgtgcagaggtgtatatgtgtgagtaTCTTAAAAGTACATGTTGATCACTCTCTGTCTTTCGGCTTTTCCTGCAGCTACGCGTGCCCGTTCAGATGCATGTAGGTtgccattgtcatcatcatcatcttcgtcatcTGAAGAGTTACCATTATTGCCCTCGTCACCATCAGGCTCAGGCCGATTGAGCCACCAAGCACGTTTGTGCAGCATAAAACATTCAGTTATCACATCACAGGCATTTGCAGGTGATAATCGAAGCTAAGGCAGCTCCATCTCCTCTTGCATACTCCAGTGGCACGCTCCACAGTGGAACGTGTGGAGGTGTGACTATTATTGTCTTGCTGCTCTGACCTAGTCAAGGGATTTAGGATTGGATTGGATTTAGGATTTAGAGGAGGTATCCTCTGACAGGCTGATTTACTTGCTCCATGGCATTAAAGATCCCAGATTCCTTTAGGACCCTGCCATCATGCACACTGCCAGGCCACTTTGTAACAACATCAATAAATATCATGTTCGCATCACAGATTACctgcagggttagggttagtcagggttagggttaaggttaaGGTTAAGGTAGGATTAGGGTTAGTCAGGGTTGGGGtcaggggttagggttaggtctCGGGTGAGGGTTAgtgttaggggttagggttaagggttagagttagggttagggttagggttagggttagggttagggttagggttagggttagggttaggttgcACCGTCTGTGTAGGCGACGCCTTGTTCCATTTGTTCGGTTAGAAAGTTGTTGTGTAAGAtggttccaaaaaaaaaaaatttcttttatcgATTTCTAGAAAACTGCAAAATTCTTGAATGTGGTGAAAAAGGGGTAAAATGAATGGCTTAGTTGTCATTGTTAATCAAACAATGCGTGATATTGTACGTATTCTAGCATTTGTAAAGTTTTGAttatctgtgattttttttattatccaGATGACGTGTGCTGATAAtagaggttccactgtatatatatgtatggtactacagtggaacctcggttagcgaacgcctcggatagcgaatatttcggatagcAAAAAGTTCGTTAATTTTGTCTCTGATAGCGAACacaatttcggataacgaacagccacgtgaaccacacgtgaccgacgaTTGTGtttactacatttttttctataatgcttaattacttcatttatgtagttaatttccttccctgtaaatggcgagggctaaatggaaaaaaaagcgctcagttgcttattttacccctcgtaaataaagaattgtcattgtcattgtcattgtcattgaccAGCAGGttatcattcgcgctcgagacacagttacgatcggtcgttccttattgCGATAATGCATGAACATTTGGATGCAGGGGCCCCTGTTACTGTGCCGTATCTTACGATAGCTAGCTACTGGGGCTCCATCAGAATTTTCAAGTGCTATTGTGATGATTGTCCAGCTGGGGCTTCCTGCCTATGAGGCCTGTGGAGCAGTCTCCTCAGGCTCTTGTTCCTTGATGCCTGACTTCTCTTCGTATTGGGAAGTAGAGTCCACAGTTCACATCTGTAAGGCAGGACTGGTGCtatgagggacttgtacagattgtgGTCAACCTAATGTTATGGCTGTGCCAGACACTGTCCAtcctagccattgctgctgttattGTCATGATCCTGATGAAGATCTCTATAGTAGAGTTGCTGCTGTCATGATCCTGATTTAGAGATGCCATGATCGTGATCCAGATATCTCTTGTAGAGCTGCTGTTGCTTTCACTATCCTGAAGAAGATATCTCTCATGATCCTGATCCAGATATCTGTCATAgagctgttgttgctgtcatgatCCTGATGCTATGGGTGTACCAGAACCTGTCCAGGCCAGCTATTGCTGCTGTTACTATcatcctgatgcagatatc
This is a stretch of genomic DNA from Pomacea canaliculata isolate SZHN2017 linkage group LG3, ASM307304v1, whole genome shotgun sequence. It encodes these proteins:
- the LOC112559699 gene encoding general transcription factor II-I repeat domain-containing protein 2B-like, with translation MATHGAKSFTGKNIGMVKLLKDKLTTENPGSDILSFHCILHQESLCKSALDIKHVIELVISVVNIIKSKALNHRQLKSLLEDLEAEYEDVLYHNNVGWLSLAKVLKRVWALREEIIVFLDMKEISCEFKTKMGVKSGGKQKMPGNIATKVKSYLKSLEEEMERRFQDFSNTEPEFNILAYPFTADPGAAPDELQLELMDLQSDPAMKEAFNSAKLVDFYKSLSADNFPHLRKFAMKMFSLFGSTYICEQSFSCMKINKNKYRGLLTDTNLEAVLRISTSNLNPDFKWIVKNCDRVHLSH